The Ochrobactrum sp. BTU1 genome includes a region encoding these proteins:
- a CDS encoding ABC transporter permease has product MIFSILKRLLMLIPVLLGITLISFLLLQIVPGDPASRAMGTRASAEELQAMRELWGLDKPIWMQYIYFLRDCLTGSFGVSIFHKQPIITLVMERLPFTLAIVAYSTIIALLIALPFAITAAIYRGRFIDNVIRQVFVVLIAMPPFWLCYMLIIWLALGMGWFATGGVGTGFWTNLNRLFLPSLVVGLSTAALIQQSLRAALIDTMKADYIDTARAKGLRRSELFLRHVLPNSLISTISIIGVRVSWIVGGTVVVEKIFSVPGLGSLLIDAIVSRDLPVIRGLTVFFAIMVVIVNLITDICYALADPRVRME; this is encoded by the coding sequence ATGATCTTTTCCATCTTAAAACGTCTGCTGATGCTGATCCCGGTTCTGTTAGGGATTACACTGATCAGCTTCCTGCTTTTGCAGATCGTGCCAGGTGACCCGGCGTCACGTGCAATGGGAACGCGCGCCAGCGCCGAGGAGTTGCAGGCAATGCGAGAACTCTGGGGGCTCGATAAGCCGATATGGATGCAGTATATCTATTTCCTGCGTGATTGCTTGACGGGCAGCTTCGGCGTTTCGATCTTTCACAAGCAACCAATTATTACGCTGGTAATGGAACGATTGCCTTTCACACTTGCGATTGTGGCTTACTCAACCATTATCGCGCTTCTGATCGCACTACCATTTGCCATCACTGCCGCCATTTACCGCGGCCGCTTCATCGACAACGTCATCCGTCAGGTCTTTGTTGTGCTCATAGCTATGCCGCCGTTCTGGCTTTGCTATATGCTGATTATCTGGTTGGCACTCGGCATGGGCTGGTTTGCTACGGGCGGTGTCGGAACCGGCTTCTGGACCAATTTGAATAGGCTATTTCTGCCTTCTCTGGTTGTGGGCCTTTCAACTGCTGCTCTTATACAGCAGAGCTTGCGCGCAGCCCTGATTGATACGATGAAAGCAGACTATATCGACACCGCGCGCGCAAAAGGTCTTCGGCGTTCGGAACTTTTTCTCCGGCATGTTTTGCCCAACAGCCTTATTTCTACGATATCCATTATTGGGGTTCGGGTAAGCTGGATCGTCGGGGGTACTGTCGTAGTCGAGAAAATCTTTTCTGTACCAGGTCTCGGAAGCCTGTTGATCGACGCTATCGTTTCTCGCGATTTGCCAGTGATCCGGGGGCTGACTGTCTTTTTCGCCATCATGGTTGTGATTGTCAATCTGATCACCGACATCTGTTACGCGCTGGCCGATCCGCGCGTCAGAATGGAGTAG
- a CDS encoding ABC transporter substrate-binding protein, with protein sequence MLFKISLKGFFLASVFSLSAFTAQADPLRVAIGFDPITLDPIATSDNGSIWTQLLIFDTLVRPDKTGEKLEPGLAESWTVSPDGLTLNFKLREAKFSDGTPVTAEDVKFSIERAASKESGWGRFYRPITGFEIVGPREITMKLAEPFTPAFNNLGLFAAAILPKAQVEAKGATFFDTPVGSGPFMLKSWVRGSKVELAKNPHYWQQGKPFVEEARLDVVTEPSARAIKLEAGEVDVALDPPVNQLKELGNKEGISVGQTIPYRADFVQLNTTRKPFDDERVRQALNYAIDKNALVQGVLYGAGKPAASAMPVMAYADPNLAPYPYDLAKAKALLTDAGYASGFEAQLVVDSGAATSRNAAIALQAMLQQIGVKLKVQMLEGGTQWETTKAGNYDMSVSYTTSDTIDPDQIIGFVAVNPERANAYHTQWKNDRLNELYTEERKTVDGEKRGAMFKEMISILHDGAPYIFLYHPATAWAARNNVKGFEVLPTSNFRLEDVKLEK encoded by the coding sequence ATGCTTTTCAAGATCAGCCTAAAGGGCTTTTTCCTTGCGTCTGTTTTTTCGCTTTCCGCCTTCACGGCACAAGCTGATCCACTGCGTGTCGCAATCGGTTTTGATCCCATTACACTCGATCCGATTGCAACCAGCGATAATGGTTCGATCTGGACCCAGCTGCTTATTTTTGACACGCTCGTTCGTCCGGATAAAACAGGCGAGAAGCTCGAACCAGGCCTTGCGGAAAGCTGGACTGTTTCACCAGATGGGTTGACGCTGAACTTTAAGTTGCGAGAAGCAAAGTTTTCTGACGGCACTCCAGTAACTGCTGAAGACGTCAAATTTTCTATTGAGCGTGCGGCCTCGAAAGAATCCGGTTGGGGCCGATTTTATCGCCCGATTACTGGTTTTGAAATTGTCGGCCCCCGTGAAATCACGATGAAGCTCGCCGAACCCTTCACACCGGCCTTCAACAATCTAGGGCTATTTGCGGCTGCTATTTTGCCAAAGGCACAGGTGGAAGCCAAAGGAGCAACTTTCTTCGATACGCCGGTTGGCTCAGGTCCTTTCATGCTGAAATCCTGGGTACGGGGCTCGAAAGTGGAACTGGCTAAAAATCCACATTACTGGCAGCAGGGCAAACCTTTTGTTGAGGAGGCACGTCTTGACGTCGTCACGGAACCTTCAGCGCGCGCCATCAAACTTGAGGCAGGCGAAGTTGATGTGGCGCTGGATCCACCGGTTAATCAATTAAAGGAGCTTGGCAATAAGGAGGGTATCAGTGTTGGCCAGACTATCCCTTATCGCGCCGACTTCGTACAGCTCAACACGACACGCAAACCTTTTGATGATGAACGTGTGCGTCAGGCCCTCAACTATGCGATCGACAAGAACGCACTGGTACAGGGTGTGCTTTATGGGGCTGGCAAACCCGCTGCATCGGCCATGCCTGTCATGGCCTATGCCGATCCGAACCTTGCTCCTTATCCCTATGACCTTGCCAAAGCCAAAGCGCTTTTGACGGATGCAGGTTATGCAAGTGGTTTTGAAGCACAGCTTGTTGTTGATTCAGGCGCTGCAACCAGCCGAAACGCGGCCATTGCGCTTCAAGCAATGCTGCAACAAATTGGTGTGAAGCTTAAAGTTCAGATGCTTGAGGGCGGCACGCAATGGGAAACAACCAAAGCAGGCAATTACGACATGTCGGTGTCTTACACGACATCTGACACGATTGATCCCGATCAAATCATTGGGTTTGTAGCCGTTAACCCGGAACGCGCCAACGCTTACCACACCCAGTGGAAGAACGATCGGCTCAATGAACTTTACACGGAAGAACGTAAGACCGTCGATGGTGAAAAACGCGGCGCAATGTTTAAAGAAATGATCAGTATTCTGCATGACGGAGCGCCATATATTTTCCTCTATCATCCTGCAACCGCTTGGGCGGCCCGCAACAATGTAAAAGGCTTTGAAGTATTGCCTACCTCAAATTTCCGTCTTGAGGATGTGAAACTGGAAAAATGA
- a CDS encoding ABC transporter ATP-binding protein, whose translation MNTATQNTTALREAEPSRIVLSARGLGKSFGGFHAVKNVDLDVEHARVHALIGPNGAGKTTVFNLLTKFLQPTSGEITLLGENITKTNPAKVARMGLVRSFQISATFPHLTVLENVKVALQRPNGLATQFWRSLSALDQLDAKAIDLLERVGLSDARHALAADLSYGRKRALEIATTLALDPKVLLLDEPMAGMGHEDVHIIAALITDVAKDRAVLMVEHNLKVVADIAHHVTVLQRGEILASGNYATVAQDERVRTAYMGTEHE comes from the coding sequence ATGAACACAGCAACTCAAAATACTACGGCTCTGCGAGAAGCAGAGCCGTCGAGGATTGTTCTTTCTGCTCGTGGGCTAGGCAAATCTTTTGGCGGCTTTCATGCGGTGAAGAATGTCGATCTTGATGTAGAGCACGCCCGCGTTCATGCCCTGATCGGGCCAAATGGTGCAGGCAAGACGACCGTTTTCAACCTGCTCACCAAATTCCTCCAGCCGACAAGCGGCGAGATTACGCTTCTTGGCGAAAACATCACCAAAACCAACCCTGCCAAGGTGGCGCGGATGGGTCTGGTGCGCTCGTTCCAGATTTCCGCAACCTTCCCGCATCTGACGGTGCTGGAAAACGTGAAGGTCGCGCTTCAACGCCCAAATGGTCTCGCAACGCAGTTCTGGCGTTCGCTGTCTGCACTGGATCAGCTCGACGCAAAAGCGATTGATCTTCTTGAGCGCGTGGGCCTTAGCGATGCCCGCCATGCGCTGGCCGCCGATCTTTCCTATGGCCGCAAGCGCGCGCTTGAAATCGCCACCACACTGGCACTCGATCCGAAAGTTCTGCTGCTTGATGAGCCAATGGCAGGCATGGGGCACGAAGACGTGCACATCATTGCCGCCCTCATCACCGATGTAGCAAAAGATCGTGCGGTGCTGATGGTCGAACACAATCTCAAAGTGGTGGCCGACATCGCCCATCACGTCACGGTGCTGCAACGCGGCGAAATCCTCGCATCGGGCAATTATGCCACCGTCGCACAAGACGAGCGCGTCCGCACCGCTTATATGGGAACTGAACATGAATAG
- a CDS encoding branched-chain amino acid ABC transporter permease — MTDTVLKATAANHQAKAPALNSLSAVVLAIAVAGLIVAPFMVYPIFLMKMLCFALFASAFNLLLGYTGILSFGHAAFFGGAAYVTAHAVKEWGVTPEIGILLGVLAAALLGLIIGYLAIRRQGIYSTMITLALAQMFFFFCLQAAFTHGEDGLQGVPRGYLFGFIDLNQPMNMYYFVLAVFVIGVFAIWRIINSPFGMILKSVRENENRAVSLGYSVNHYKLAAFVMSAALAGLAGGMKALVFQFATLTDVGWQMSGEVILMTLLGGIGTLIGPIVGAAFVVALQNYLATSDFPVTIVTGVIFMACVLLFRRGIVGEFYARFERGRKQ; from the coding sequence ATGACTGATACTGTTCTCAAAGCAACGGCGGCAAACCATCAGGCAAAAGCGCCAGCCCTCAACAGCCTTTCGGCGGTCGTTCTGGCGATTGCGGTGGCTGGATTGATCGTAGCACCCTTCATGGTCTACCCGATCTTCCTGATGAAGATGCTGTGCTTTGCGCTCTTTGCCTCCGCATTCAATCTGCTGCTCGGCTATACCGGCATTCTATCATTTGGCCATGCAGCCTTCTTTGGCGGTGCTGCCTATGTGACGGCTCATGCGGTCAAGGAATGGGGTGTAACGCCCGAAATCGGCATCCTGCTTGGCGTGCTGGCCGCGGCATTACTCGGCCTGATCATCGGCTATCTCGCCATCCGTCGTCAGGGCATCTATTCAACGATGATCACGCTTGCGCTTGCGCAGATGTTCTTCTTCTTCTGTCTGCAAGCGGCCTTTACACACGGCGAAGATGGTCTTCAGGGTGTGCCACGCGGCTATCTCTTTGGCTTCATCGACCTTAATCAGCCGATGAATATGTATTATTTTGTGCTGGCTGTGTTTGTGATCGGGGTCTTTGCGATCTGGCGCATCATCAATTCGCCTTTCGGCATGATCCTCAAATCAGTCCGCGAAAACGAAAACCGCGCCGTATCGCTGGGCTATTCCGTCAATCACTACAAGCTTGCAGCCTTTGTCATGTCGGCAGCGCTTGCAGGCCTTGCAGGCGGCATGAAGGCACTTGTCTTCCAGTTTGCAACACTCACCGATGTGGGCTGGCAGATGTCGGGCGAAGTGATCCTGATGACGCTGCTTGGCGGCATCGGTACACTGATCGGCCCTATCGTCGGCGCAGCCTTCGTAGTCGCTCTTCAGAACTATCTCGCAACCTCGGACTTCCCCGTGACAATCGTCACTGGTGTCATCTTCATGGCCTGCGTTCTGCTCTTCCGTAGAGGCATCGTAGGCGAGTTTTATGCTCGGTTCGAGCGAGGCAGAAAGCAATGA
- a CDS encoding thioesterase family protein, with protein sequence MTIGKLIYGTRVANEWIDYNGHMADYAYGIVFSHAATAYMERIGVDTAYREATDATLYTLDSRIGYLKECHINEALNVEVSILDADYKRMHVFMRLFNANGETLALCEQLLMHVSRANEVPRAVDLPQEVLDFVLADMEYSKTVEKPEWLKGRVGLRRKQF encoded by the coding sequence ATGACAATTGGAAAGCTCATCTACGGCACTCGCGTAGCAAACGAATGGATTGACTATAACGGCCATATGGCGGATTACGCCTATGGCATCGTATTTTCGCACGCCGCCACCGCTTATATGGAGCGAATTGGCGTTGATACAGCATATCGTGAGGCGACGGATGCCACGCTCTATACCTTAGACAGTCGTATCGGTTATTTGAAAGAATGCCATATCAACGAAGCGTTAAACGTTGAAGTGTCTATCCTGGATGCTGACTACAAACGTATGCATGTGTTTATGCGGCTGTTCAACGCGAATGGAGAAACATTAGCGCTCTGCGAGCAGCTTTTGATGCACGTGAGTAGAGCGAACGAAGTTCCACGGGCTGTCGATCTGCCGCAAGAAGTGCTTGATTTTGTATTGGCGGACATGGAATATTCGAAGACCGTGGAAAAGCCGGAGTGGCTTAAAGGGCGTGTCGGTCTGCGAAGAAAGCAGTTTTAG
- a CDS encoding class I SAM-dependent methyltransferase, protein MDFMEQKFNNFEILAHNASAWDHQARQGSPWSQPVSQHVIAAAKQGVWQIYLTPQPLPSDWLGDVKGKKVLCLASAGGQQAPVLAAAGAEVTVFDLSEEQLNKDAIVARRDDLSIAIVHGDMCDLSSLPTGAFDYILHPISNQYVQDIKPVWHQCRRVLRTGGALMSSFFNPAIFIADRTHSTDDNDLIRLRFPTPYSDLTDLSPRELNEKIRRKEPIIFGHDLQSQIGAQLAAGFMMTHFFEERHPDPRFKIERYLPSFIATRSISI, encoded by the coding sequence ATGGATTTCATGGAACAAAAATTCAATAATTTTGAAATTCTCGCTCACAACGCCTCTGCCTGGGATCATCAGGCTCGACAGGGCAGCCCCTGGTCTCAACCGGTAAGCCAACATGTCATCGCGGCTGCAAAGCAAGGCGTCTGGCAAATATACCTCACTCCGCAGCCATTGCCTTCCGATTGGCTTGGTGACGTGAAAGGCAAGAAAGTGCTCTGCCTGGCATCCGCCGGTGGTCAGCAGGCACCGGTGCTCGCTGCAGCGGGTGCAGAAGTAACCGTTTTTGACCTGTCGGAGGAGCAGTTAAACAAGGATGCGATCGTTGCTCGCCGCGATGATCTGTCGATCGCGATCGTGCATGGCGACATGTGTGACCTCTCGTCTCTCCCCACCGGTGCTTTCGACTACATCCTGCATCCGATATCGAACCAGTATGTGCAGGATATCAAACCAGTCTGGCATCAATGCCGCCGTGTATTGCGCACGGGGGGCGCGCTGATGAGCAGTTTCTTTAATCCTGCGATTTTTATCGCCGACCGCACTCACTCCACCGATGACAATGATCTCATTCGTCTACGCTTTCCAACACCCTATTCCGACCTCACTGACTTAAGCCCGCGTGAGCTGAATGAGAAAATAAGACGGAAAGAGCCAATTATTTTCGGGCACGACTTACAGTCTCAGATCGGTGCGCAACTCGCCGCCGGCTTCATGATGACGCACTTTTTCGAGGAACGGCATCCCGATCCGAGATTTAAGATCGAGCGATACCTTCCCAGCTTCATAGCGACAAGAAGTATTAGTATTTGA
- a CDS encoding helix-turn-helix transcriptional regulator, giving the protein MVKKNYQRQDPALLRRLLRSKDRMDAASHESWSVRRLAQVSGVSEAHFARAFKTAFGVPPHRYLLSRRIERAKAMLRDTEEPVTEIAFQTGWASLGTFGRVFHDITGENPSEHRSSERAGTPPLNRVPHCFVSAAQRPDLTIAVSEKRRQDKAAKRGL; this is encoded by the coding sequence ATGGTGAAAAAGAATTATCAAAGACAAGATCCAGCCCTCTTGCGTCGCCTGCTGAGGTCTAAGGACAGAATGGATGCTGCATCGCATGAGTCATGGTCCGTTCGACGATTAGCACAGGTAAGCGGTGTCTCAGAGGCTCACTTCGCCCGCGCGTTCAAGACGGCGTTTGGGGTGCCACCGCATCGCTATCTTCTTTCCCGCCGGATCGAGCGCGCGAAGGCAATGCTGCGGGATACCGAAGAGCCGGTAACCGAAATAGCGTTTCAGACTGGCTGGGCAAGCCTAGGCACATTCGGTCGCGTTTTCCACGACATCACAGGTGAAAACCCCTCCGAACACCGCAGCAGCGAAAGAGCGGGCACGCCCCCACTCAATCGTGTGCCACACTGCTTCGTCAGTGCGGCTCAACGTCCCGACCTCACAATAGCAGTTTCGGAGAAGCGGCGACAGGATAAGGCTGCTAAACGCGGTCTATGA
- a CDS encoding LysR family transcriptional regulator has protein sequence MDLRELELFGTLMRVGTTIETARLLGISQPSVSGQLKRLESRLGFSLFHRTGNRLEPTREANELFALSMPIFSTHTLVRSELSTLRHRASRPVAVSATPALVESFIGPVLLKAGYHNWKQRLLLRVHTPEEDLRKEEADIGLQMALPPKAEFHSYIVGQTQLVAVLQSDHPLATSKSLSCSILAKNPLVCYNADWSPMGGTIRNAFAAQGLNYDPVCVVPFCGTVCSLVRACGGVGIVDAMTAKDYAMQGLVSVPISDLPPVSIIAFHRRNEPLRASVQDFLTALRHRP, from the coding sequence ATGGATTTACGCGAGCTGGAACTGTTTGGAACGCTTATGCGTGTCGGGACGACGATAGAAACCGCCCGTTTACTAGGAATATCTCAGCCCAGTGTCAGCGGACAATTGAAACGCCTGGAGAGCAGACTAGGCTTCTCTCTGTTTCATCGGACCGGTAATCGGCTTGAGCCTACGCGCGAGGCAAATGAGCTTTTTGCGCTCTCCATGCCGATTTTTTCGACGCATACCCTCGTGCGCTCTGAACTATCGACATTACGCCATCGCGCGTCACGGCCAGTCGCAGTTTCGGCAACACCAGCGCTCGTCGAGAGTTTTATTGGGCCCGTTCTGTTGAAAGCTGGTTATCATAACTGGAAACAGCGCCTGCTTTTAAGGGTTCACACACCTGAGGAGGACTTACGCAAAGAGGAAGCTGACATCGGTTTACAAATGGCTTTACCACCAAAGGCCGAGTTTCATTCCTATATCGTGGGGCAGACACAGTTGGTGGCGGTTCTGCAGTCTGACCATCCGCTGGCTACGTCAAAATCGCTTAGCTGCTCCATTCTCGCGAAAAATCCACTTGTTTGTTATAATGCCGATTGGTCACCCATGGGGGGCACTATTCGCAATGCTTTTGCCGCTCAAGGGTTAAATTATGACCCAGTTTGTGTCGTGCCTTTCTGTGGGACAGTATGCAGCCTAGTGCGCGCATGTGGCGGAGTTGGTATAGTGGATGCCATGACCGCGAAAGACTACGCGATGCAGGGTCTGGTTTCAGTGCCAATTTCCGATCTGCCGCCGGTCTCAATAATCGCCTTTCATCGACGAAACGAGCCATTACGAGCATCTGTCCAAGATTTCCTGACAGCACTGCGCCACCGGCCGTAA
- a CDS encoding helix-turn-helix transcriptional regulator: MKSILAHQGSRNYLVFAKIYRGIAMSEPHLTLADVASVTQPDNIRAIEWQEEQPRTTLLHSHSQGQLIGSLAGMLSISTPLGWWVVPTSHAIWIPPNISHAVCSHGPFRGWSVYVSEPDCKKLRSTPQTLRVTTLLKELVHRVAFWNEKPRTEKQKRLGRIVIDEIGDLVEEPLGLSNPTDPRLRRIADAILADLADTRSVEDLARWGGISPRTLARRFQAETGLGIVAWRQRARTLKAVTMLADGLGVTTVALDLGYSNVSAFIAMFRRVTGLTPGEYHHRQR, from the coding sequence ATGAAATCCATTCTTGCTCATCAAGGAAGTCGAAACTACCTTGTCTTTGCCAAAATATACCGTGGAATTGCCATGTCGGAACCTCATCTCACTCTTGCCGATGTCGCAAGCGTCACGCAGCCAGATAATATCCGGGCGATAGAATGGCAGGAGGAGCAGCCGCGCACCACATTATTGCACTCACATTCGCAAGGGCAACTCATCGGCAGTCTTGCGGGCATGTTGTCAATCAGCACGCCGCTCGGTTGGTGGGTCGTGCCTACCTCACATGCAATCTGGATCCCACCTAACATCTCGCATGCGGTGTGCTCTCATGGGCCGTTCAGAGGATGGAGTGTATATGTCAGCGAACCTGATTGTAAAAAATTGCGTTCAACACCTCAAACACTGCGTGTCACAACCCTGTTGAAGGAACTTGTTCACCGAGTGGCGTTTTGGAATGAAAAGCCTCGGACGGAAAAACAGAAGCGGTTAGGGAGAATTGTAATTGACGAAATTGGCGATCTGGTCGAGGAGCCCTTAGGGCTTTCCAATCCAACCGACCCGCGTCTTCGACGGATAGCCGACGCGATATTGGCCGATCTCGCAGACACGCGATCAGTCGAAGATTTGGCGAGGTGGGGAGGGATTTCCCCACGTACGTTGGCGCGGCGCTTTCAAGCTGAAACCGGCTTGGGTATTGTCGCCTGGCGACAGCGAGCACGCACGCTAAAGGCGGTCACGATGCTCGCCGATGGCCTTGGGGTCACCACTGTCGCTTTGGATCTCGGTTATAGTAATGTCAGTGCGTTCATTGCGATGTTTCGCCGCGTAACTGGGCTGACACCTGGGGAGTATCACCATCGTCAACGGTGA
- a CDS encoding ABC transporter ATP-binding protein, with translation MNRGQPLLSVRGLNAWYGESHALHGVDLDIWPGETITLLGRNGVGKTTTLRAIMGIIRKRTGTITLDGKDILRVPLHRIARTGLGFVPEERGIFATLNVHENLLLPPVVGKGSGAMSLDEIYELFPNLYERRNSPGTKLSGGEQQMLAIARILRTGVKVLLLDEPTEGLAPVIIQRIGDVLVELKKRGMTVLLVEQNFRFAAKVADRFYLMDHGVVTENFPTAELPARMASLTQALGV, from the coding sequence ATGAATAGAGGCCAACCCCTGCTCTCAGTGCGCGGGCTTAATGCCTGGTATGGCGAAAGCCATGCGCTGCACGGCGTCGATCTCGATATCTGGCCCGGTGAAACCATCACGCTTTTGGGTCGCAATGGCGTCGGAAAGACCACAACGCTGCGCGCGATCATGGGCATTATCCGCAAGCGCACTGGAACCATCACGCTTGATGGCAAAGATATTCTGCGCGTGCCGCTGCATCGCATAGCGCGCACGGGCCTTGGCTTCGTGCCGGAAGAACGCGGAATTTTTGCGACGCTCAACGTGCATGAAAATCTGCTGCTGCCACCCGTCGTCGGCAAGGGCAGCGGAGCCATGTCACTCGACGAGATTTACGAGCTCTTCCCCAATCTCTATGAGCGCCGCAACAGCCCCGGCACCAAGCTTTCGGGTGGCGAACAGCAGATGCTGGCGATTGCCCGCATCCTGCGCACCGGCGTCAAAGTTCTGCTGCTTGATGAGCCAACTGAGGGGCTTGCACCCGTCATCATCCAGCGCATCGGTGATGTGCTGGTGGAACTTAAAAAGCGCGGCATGACTGTGTTGCTGGTCGAGCAGAACTTCCGCTTTGCAGCCAAAGTCGCGGACCGCTTTTATCTGATGGATCATGGTGTGGTGACGGAAAACTTCCCAACCGCCGAGCTGCCAGCACGGATGGCATCGCTCACGCAAGCTCTGGGGGTTTGA
- a CDS encoding VOC family protein — protein sequence MDRAITNQAIAVAGIYVRDQEEALDFYVGKLGFTIHTDAKSGDYRWLTVQLPDQPGFQLGLFRPQPPTVNGATSDLLDEIVAKGAMPPLVMVVDDCRAAHEILTAKGVEFTQEPISRFGGVDASFRDPSGNGWKLLEAR from the coding sequence ATGGACAGAGCAATTACAAATCAAGCAATAGCGGTGGCGGGCATTTATGTACGCGACCAGGAAGAGGCGCTCGATTTTTATGTCGGGAAACTAGGATTTACAATTCACACTGATGCAAAAAGCGGGGACTATCGTTGGTTGACAGTTCAGCTTCCAGACCAGCCCGGCTTCCAACTCGGGTTGTTCCGGCCGCAACCGCCCACAGTAAACGGCGCAACTTCAGATCTGCTTGACGAGATCGTCGCTAAGGGTGCAATGCCGCCGCTGGTGATGGTGGTCGATGATTGTCGCGCCGCGCATGAAATTTTGACGGCAAAAGGCGTCGAATTCACCCAGGAGCCCATTAGCCGCTTCGGCGGCGTCGACGCAAGCTTTCGCGACCCATCTGGTAATGGCTGGAAATTGTTGGAAGCGCGGTGA
- a CDS encoding branched-chain amino acid ABC transporter permease, with the protein MTMIFGIPLQALLGQLLVGLINGSFYAMLSLGLAIIFGLLRIINFAHGAQYMLGAFVGYLLLSGLGIGYWPALILAPLIVGLGGAIIERVALSRLYNLDPLYGLLFTFGLALVIEGTFRYYYGAAGQPYAVPPSLAGGNNLGFMFLPNYRAWVVVASLVICIGTWLLIEKTKLGAYLRAATENPTLVKAFGINVPLLLTFTYALGAALAGFAGILAAPIYQVSPLMGSNIIIVVFAVVVVGGMGSILGAIITGYVLGLAEGLTKVFYPEASSIVIFVIMAIVLLVRPAGLFGKEA; encoded by the coding sequence ATGACAATGATTTTTGGAATACCTTTGCAAGCGCTTCTTGGGCAGTTGCTCGTAGGCCTCATCAATGGCTCTTTCTACGCCATGCTTAGCCTCGGCCTCGCCATCATCTTCGGGCTTTTGCGCATCATCAATTTTGCCCATGGCGCGCAATATATGCTCGGCGCATTTGTTGGCTACCTGCTGTTAAGCGGCCTTGGCATCGGCTATTGGCCAGCGCTTATTCTCGCTCCACTGATCGTGGGTCTGGGCGGTGCCATCATCGAGCGCGTTGCACTTTCAAGGCTCTATAATCTTGATCCGCTCTATGGCCTGCTGTTCACTTTTGGTCTGGCGCTCGTGATCGAAGGCACTTTCCGCTATTATTATGGTGCTGCCGGTCAACCCTATGCCGTCCCGCCATCACTTGCAGGCGGCAATAATCTCGGCTTCATGTTCCTGCCCAACTATCGCGCATGGGTGGTGGTGGCGTCACTCGTCATCTGTATCGGCACATGGCTGCTGATCGAGAAGACCAAGCTTGGCGCTTACTTACGCGCCGCAACCGAAAACCCGACACTGGTCAAAGCCTTCGGCATCAATGTGCCACTGCTGCTCACCTTCACTTATGCGCTCGGTGCAGCTCTCGCTGGCTTTGCCGGAATTCTGGCGGCTCCCATCTATCAGGTCAGCCCGCTGATGGGGTCAAACATCATCATCGTGGTCTTTGCCGTGGTCGTGGTCGGCGGAATGGGTTCGATCCTTGGCGCCATCATCACCGGCTATGTGCTGGGGCTGGCAGAAGGTTTGACCAAGGTGTTCTATCCCGAAGCTTCCAGCATCGTCATCTTCGTTATCATGGCTATCGTCCTTCTGGTGCGACCCGCCGGACTGTTCGGGAAGGAGGCCTGA